From Amphiprion ocellaris isolate individual 3 ecotype Okinawa chromosome 2, ASM2253959v1, whole genome shotgun sequence, a single genomic window includes:
- the LOC111588756 gene encoding aquaporin-4-like isoform X5, which produces MKHLVWLNIRSCSLVILSFNFGTQLESTIGAGCHFADASLRMTPVIMVGRCCIPFRSPHSQFWPPSCCAPDTAMTAFKGIWTQEFWRCVAAEFFAMLLFVLLSLGSTINWGAAGQDVHPPDLVLISLCFGLSISTMVQCFGHISGAHINPAVTAAMVVTRKLSLAKAAFYLLAQCVGAIVGAAILYGITPASVRGGLGVTGVNTSISVGNALVVELFITFQLVFTVFATCDYKRKDLKGSSALAIGLSVCIGHLFAIPYTGASMNPARSFGPAVVTWSWENHWVYWVGPPLGGALAAALYEYMFCPDPERRKRFSETFNKTPFAATKHRQDSVTAQEPLFTVMDVERAERRDRDRDRDRDRDREVSGEVLSSV; this is translated from the exons ATGAAACACCTCGTGTGGCTGAACATCAGGAGCTGCAGTTTGGTTATTTTGTCGTTTAATTTCGGGACACAGCTGGAAAGCACAATAGGAGCAGGCTGCCACTTTGCTGATGCAAGTCTCAGGATGACGCCTGTAATCATGGTTGG GAGGTGTTGCATTCCCTTCCGTTCACCACATAGTCAGTTCTGGCCTCCATCTTGCTGCGCTCCAGACACAGCCATGACTGCTTTCAAGGGCATCTGGACTCAGGAGTTCTGGCGCTGTGTGGCGGCCGAGTTCTTCGCCATGCTGCTCTTCGTCCTGCTCAGCCTCGGCTCAACCATCAACTGGGGGGCCGCGGGGCAGGACGTCCATCCTCCTGACCTGGTGCTCATCTCGCTCTGCTTTGGCCTGAGTATCTCCACCATGGTGCAGTGCTTCGGCCACATCAGTGGCGCTCATATCAACCCAGCAGTCACAGCAGCTATGGTGGTGACCAGGAAGCTTAGTCTGGCTAAGGCAGCCTTCTACCTTCTGGCCCAGTGTGTAGGAGCAATAGTGGGGGCGGCCATCTTGTATGGCATCACTCCAGCCTCTGTTAGGGGAGGCCTGGGCGTCACTGGG GTGAATACAAGCATCTCTGTAGGAAACGCTCTGGTTGTAGAGCTCTTCATCACCTTTCAGCTCGTCTTCACTGTGTTTGCAACCTGTGACTACAAACGTAAAGACCTGAAGGGTTCCTCTGCTTTGGCTATCGGCCTGTCCGTGTGTATCGGTCACCTGTTTGCT ATTCCCTACACTGGAGCCAGTATGAATCCTGCTCGATCCTTTGGTCCAGCTGTGGTCACGTGGTCCTGGGAAAACCACTGG GTGTACTGGGTTGGTCCACCACTGGGTGGCGCTCTGGCTGCAGCCCTGTATGAATACATGTTCTGTCCAGACCCAGAGAGGAGGAAGCGTTTCTCAGAGACCTTCAACAAGACGCCCTTCGCCGCTACCAAACATCGGCAGGATTCAGTCACGGCCCAGGAGCCTCTGTTCACTGTCATGGATGTGGAGAGAGCTGAGAGGAGGGACAGGGACAGGGACAGGGACAGGGACAGGGACAGGGAGGTATCAGGCGAAGTGTTGTCCTCTGTATGA